The genome window TCATTAAACATATTCCAGATAGGAGATCTGCCACCCTCATTGCCGAACCGCGCCTGTTCACCAAAAAAGACAGATGCCAGCGTCGATGCCGTCAGGCCAAACAGGACGACTGGCACGATGATCATGGCGATATAGGAAAGCAAGAGTCTCGTCTTGATGGACATAGGCATTCTCCTTATCGTCGAAGAGTCTTCCACATTTTTCCGCATGGTGCTGTACAAAGCATTATACTATACCCCTGCCATCCGCTCACTTCATCTGGCAAGAGGTTACTTCCATGCAGGACGATGCCAGCCTTCGACGTGCTCCACTTTCTTGCCTGTCAGGTCGACGTGTTCCACCTGCGTTTGGGAAAGATCACTCAGGGTAACATCCAGCTTCAAGGTCAGCTGGTGCTCTTTCCCTGCCGCATCGCTCCCTGCCACGTGAATTTCGGCGGATTGTCGCTCAATCCGGTTGTTCCTGTCAATCGTGGCGTTCAGCTTCAGCCGCTCTACACGGATATCCTGCTGCAACTGTGGCAGGCTTGCCGGGAGGTGCTTGCCGGATGCGGCATCCTGCGCATGCTCCGCCATTTTGGTGAAAAACATCGTCGCTGCTTTGTTTGCGAATGCAGGCAGTTCCTGTTCGGCTACCTGCAGGCTGACCTGCTTGCTTCCGTCAGGCATCGTTTCCACGGCCGTGTGCTCCCGAATATTTCCCAGCATGATGTTGCGCACCTGCTCGACGATCACAGGAGGCTCTCCGGAAACGCCTTCAAAACGCTTTTTCCCCCACCCCTTTTGCTCGAAAACGCTGAATGTGTCGCTCTCCGCTTTCTTGAAGATGACTTTACCGTCCTCGCGAAAAACCTGGAAGTCCTCTGTTTGATCGCCAACCAGATCCTCCCACGATCCGGACACGCTAGCCTCCTGCTTCTCACGATCTACCTTTGCCACGCTGGACATGGTGAACAATGGCTTCCCGTTGTCGATCAGATCCAGTTTGACATGTGCGGTCAGGCTGGATTCCGCCTTCATCTGTTTCATCGCCGACTGATAGACAGCCACTCCCGAGTCGTCAGCCTGCACGGGCAAGCCTGCTCCCCACAGCAATACGGCACCTAGTCCCAAACTCGTTCCCAATACCCACCATTTTTTCTTCACTGTCATTCACCGCCTTTTTGAATTGGCGCCTCGTTCTCGCGCTCACAAGATCAAGGATAGCTGCGAGCTCTAAAAGGGCTCTAAAACCATTCTAAAAAAAGTCTAAAGTTTAAAGGGATGCTGCAGGAAATAAGAAAGAGCCAGCCCTCCCTGATCATGGCGACCAAGTCCTGCTGACTCTCTTCGTTTCTTTTGGGAAAGTCTTACAATCCGATATACTTCTCGTACGCTTCGTACACAGCCCGTGTAATGACGGCTGCAGAACGCCCGCCATAGCCGCCTTCCGGAACGACCACGGCGACAGCCAATTTGGGGCGATTTACCGGCGCAAACGAGATGCTGACGCCGTTTGTAATTCGGGCGTGCCTCTTCCAATGCGTCTTTTTCTTACCTGTCTTGGCGTCCGTTGTCGTCACAGGTACGTAAATGTCTTGCTCGGACGTACCCGTTTTGGCAGCCACGGAATAGGGAAGTCCCTCAAATGCCCGAATAGCCGTACCCCCAGGCTGCGTGACCATGACCATTCCGCGCGTCAGGATGTCCCAGTAAGCATCCGGGTGAGGGAATGTGCCGAGGACACGTGGGGTGAACGGCCGGATGACCTTGCCGTCGGGACTCGTGATCTTTTCTACCAATTGCGGCTGCAGGCGGACCCCCTTGTTTGCGAGGGTCGCTGTATACTGGGCCAGCTGCATGGCAGTCGCCCGAATCTGCTGCCCGAACGAGGCTTGGACCATCGCTGCGAGTGGGCCATAATTTTCATTCATCACCAGATAGTCTTCTTTTCCAGTGCTTTCATTCGGCAGATCCACACCTGTTTGAATCCCCAGGCCGAACGCATGATAGTAAGATTGCAGCAAGGATGCAGATGCTCTTCCCTTTCGCTTGGACAGCTCTTCACCGATCCTGGCCATATACGTATTGGAGGATTTCTGGATCGCCTTTTCCGGAGTGAGCATGCCGTACACGTGACCATTGTCATTTTTGATCCGGTCAGATCCCCTGCCGTATTGATACACCCCCGGGTCTTGCCATTGATCGTTCGGCCCGATGATCCCTTCCTGCAAGCCGAGCAAGACTGTGATAGGCTTGATGACGGAACCTGAGGGCACGATAGAGCGAGGGTGCTTGTCATTTTCTGCAATCGCTGCCTCTCCCGTCAATGGACGAGCGTCGTATGGGGCTTCCCTGATGGTTCCGTTTGTCACGGCAAATTGAATCTGCTCGTACAATTTCTGGTCGGGCCCCTCTATCCAAACGTTCGGATCGTATTCAGGGTAGCTGACCATCGCCACGATCCTTCCTGACTTGATTTCCATGGCAACGACATAGGCGCCTTTGGCGTATTTGGCCTCTGGGATCGTAGCACGAAGATTGGGGAGAAACTGCCGCACCGAGTCTCGGATCGCCGATTGGACACGACGGTCGATCGTGAGGGTGAGGTCATTTCCTCTGACCGGCAGGACCTTTTCCATCTGCTTCACCACCGTCTGGTCCGCAGCCACCTCGTACAGCCGGTAGCCATTGATCCCTCTCAGTTCATCCTCATAGGACAGCTCGATCCCATCCAGACCCACAAGCTGAGTGGGCAAATACCGCTCCTTCTCAGCCCGATAGGTACGGATATCCAAGTTTTCCGCGATGTGATACGGCCGGACATACCCCACAGTCTGAACCGCGATCTGACTCGGATCGTATTGCCTGATCGGCTTCGTCACCACCTCGATTCCTTGCAGCTCCCCCCG of Brevibacillus choshinensis contains these proteins:
- a CDS encoding peptidoglycan D,D-transpeptidase FtsI family protein; this translates as MNEPTLPPERKKRINRLQVIYIMVFVLFAAIVLRLAQLQIQQGGQYASELMVRSFKRDSIPAMRGNIYDRTGHVIAQSRPSFLVVFREQESMDKEDYIRLLEKLVTILTQTDRSTLLKKMDVGYAYENGTYIRIPRQMPKYLEKELKSDLTQREIAELGENRGELQGIEVVTKPIRQYDPSQIAVQTVGYVRPYHIAENLDIRTYRAEKERYLPTQLVGLDGIELSYEDELRGINGYRLYEVAADQTVVKQMEKVLPVRGNDLTLTIDRRVQSAIRDSVRQFLPNLRATIPEAKYAKGAYVVAMEIKSGRIVAMVSYPEYDPNVWIEGPDQKLYEQIQFAVTNGTIREAPYDARPLTGEAAIAENDKHPRSIVPSGSVIKPITVLLGLQEGIIGPNDQWQDPGVYQYGRGSDRIKNDNGHVYGMLTPEKAIQKSSNTYMARIGEELSKRKGRASASLLQSYYHAFGLGIQTGVDLPNESTGKEDYLVMNENYGPLAAMVQASFGQQIRATAMQLAQYTATLANKGVRLQPQLVEKITSPDGKVIRPFTPRVLGTFPHPDAYWDILTRGMVMVTQPGGTAIRAFEGLPYSVAAKTGTSEQDIYVPVTTTDAKTGKKKTHWKRHARITNGVSISFAPVNRPKLAVAVVVPEGGYGGRSAAVITRAVYEAYEKYIGL